A region from the Riemerella anatipestifer genome encodes:
- a CDS encoding 5-formyltetrahydrofolate cyclo-ligase: protein MTKAELRKIYLEKRKQLSENTINELSKKIAHLFFLQFNPTENQNIHCFIPIKRFKEVNTLPLIESCFSKKINVFVPKIIDTEMIAIELKESTQLSENKWGILEPSENTNANITHIDYIITPLLYCDDKGNRVGYGKGFYDQLFTTIPPTTKIGVNFFSPLEIIDDLRNEDISLDYLITPSEILSF, encoded by the coding sequence ATGACCAAAGCGGAACTTAGAAAAATTTATCTAGAAAAAAGAAAACAACTTTCTGAAAATACCATAAATGAGCTATCAAAAAAAATAGCTCATTTATTCTTTTTACAATTTAACCCTACTGAAAATCAAAACATTCATTGTTTTATTCCTATAAAGAGGTTTAAGGAAGTTAATACTTTACCTCTTATAGAGTCTTGTTTTTCAAAAAAAATAAATGTATTTGTTCCAAAAATTATAGATACTGAAATGATAGCTATTGAACTGAAAGAAAGCACTCAGCTATCCGAAAACAAATGGGGAATATTGGAACCTTCTGAAAATACTAACGCGAATATAACTCACATTGATTATATCATCACACCTCTACTCTATTGTGATGATAAAGGCAACCGAGTAGGCTACGGAAAAGGCTTCTATGACCAACTTTTCACTACTATACCTCCTACTACAAAAATAGGAGTGAACTTTTTTTCACCTTTAGAAATCATAGACGATTTAAGAAACGAAGATATTTCGTTAGATTACCTTATAACACCTTCGGAGATACTATCTTTCTGA